CGCCCAGTGCGGATCGTCGAGCGCCGCGCGCCCGACCAGCACCGCGTCGGCCGCGCCCGTCGCCACGATCTCCTCCGCCTGCCGCGCCTCCGTGATCAGTCCCACCGCGCCCGTCGGCACGCCCGCCTCGCGCCGCAGCGCCGCGGCGAACGGGACCTGGTAGCCCGGCCCGAGCGGAATCCGCGCGTCCCACGCCAGGCCGCCGCTCGACGTATCGACGAAGTCGACGCCGCGCGCCTTCAGCTCCCGCGCGAAGACGATCGACTGCTCGAGATCCCAGCCGCCGGGGATCCAGTCGGTCGCCGAGATCCGCACGAAGAGCGGCCGGTCGTCGGGCCACGCCGCGCGCACCCGCTCCGTCACCTCCAGCGGGAAGCGCATCCGCGCCGCCGGCATCCCGCCGTACTCGTCGCCGCGCAGATTGGAGAGCGGCGAGAGGAACTGGTGCAGCAGGTAGCCGTGCGCCGCGTGGATCTCCACGACGTCGAAGCCGGCCCGCGCCGCGCGGCGCGCCGCCGCGGCGAACGACTCGGCGATCCCCGGCAACTCCTCCCTCGCCAGCGCGCGCGGCGCCGGATGCCCCGGCGCGAACGGAACCGGGCTCGGCGCGACCGCCTCCCATCCGCCGTTCCCGCGCGGCAGCGGCTCGCCGCCCTCCCACGGCCGCGCGCACGAGGCCTTGCGCCCCGCGTGGCCGAGTTGGATCCCCGCCGCGCAGCCGGCGCTTCTGATCAGCGCGGCCAGCCGCGCCAGCGGCGCGATCTGCGCGTCGTCCCACAGGCCGAGCTCGTACGGCGTGATCCGCCCCTCCGGCGCGACGGCCGTCGCCTCGAGCAGGACCAGCCCCGCGCCGCCGACGGCGCGGGCGCCGTAATGCACGACGTGCCAGTCGGCCGGAACGGCGTCCGGCGCGCTGTACTGGCACATCGGCGACACGAAGACGCGGTTGCGGAAGACGACGCCGCGCAGTTGGAGCGGCGAGAACAGGGCGCTCATCGCGAAGCCTCCGGACGGACGATTTGAAGGTATCGTTTCCTCCCCGCCAGCCGCCGCGCGGCCGCGCAGGACCCGTCCAGCTTAGCGCGGTCGCGGGGCCGAGGAGCCGAGGATGTCCGAAGGAACGTGGCGCCGCGTCGCCGA
This window of the bacterium genome carries:
- a CDS encoding NADH:flavin oxidoreductase/NADH oxidase, translating into MSALFSPLQLRGVVFRNRVFVSPMCQYSAPDAVPADWHVVHYGARAVGGAGLVLLEATAVAPEGRITPYELGLWDDAQIAPLARLAALIRSAGCAAGIQLGHAGRKASCARPWEGGEPLPRGNGGWEAVAPSPVPFAPGHPAPRALAREELPGIAESFAAAARRAARAGFDVVEIHAAHGYLLHQFLSPLSNLRGDEYGGMPAARMRFPLEVTERVRAAWPDDRPLFVRISATDWIPGGWDLEQSIVFARELKARGVDFVDTSSGGLAWDARIPLGPGYQVPFAAALRREAGVPTGAVGLITEARQAEEIVATGAADAVLVGRAALDDPHWALHAARVLGADAPWPAQYLRAKR